Proteins encoded within one genomic window of Pantanalinema sp.:
- the trmB gene encoding tRNA (guanosine(46)-N7)-methyltransferase TrmB — RAWSDVFGRKAPLHLEVGMGSGRHLAHTAQREPETNHVGLESKYYRVLKGTWWANELSIDNTRYLLGDAYEMDQAFREAEVDFITMLFPDPWPRAKGDRFRLTNPTLVERYKRWLKPGGTFHFRSDHELMFTYSLERFRRAGFAIEVSIPVERVQSDFEMRFLAKGLPIYGFVARRPADA, encoded by the coding sequence CCCGCGCGTGGTCCGACGTCTTCGGCCGCAAGGCCCCCCTTCACCTGGAGGTCGGCATGGGCTCGGGCCGCCACCTGGCCCACACGGCCCAGCGCGAGCCCGAGACCAACCACGTGGGGCTCGAGAGCAAGTACTACCGCGTCCTGAAGGGGACCTGGTGGGCCAACGAGCTCTCCATCGACAACACGCGCTACCTGCTGGGCGACGCCTACGAGATGGACCAGGCCTTCCGCGAGGCCGAGGTGGACTTCATCACCATGCTCTTCCCCGATCCCTGGCCCCGGGCCAAGGGCGATCGCTTCCGGCTGACCAACCCGACCCTTGTCGAGCGCTACAAGCGCTGGCTCAAGCCGGGCGGAACCTTCCACTTCCGCAGCGACCACGAGCTCATGTTCACCTACTCGCTTGAGCGCTTCCGCCGCGCCGGCTTCGCGATCGAGGTCAGCATCCCCGTCGAGCGGGTGCAGTCGGACTTCGAGATGCGCTTCCTGGCCAAGGGGCTGCCCATCTACGGCTTCGTCGCCCGTCGCCCCGCGGACGCCTGA
- a CDS encoding AarF/UbiB family protein, which yields MSIADNLSGRDRASASPASPHQRRVEIAATLLKYGWDALIFRLSLADFLPAGLKQKLAVSSFLRQEAESTEVDADLALPLPAVLRQILEELGPTFVKLGQVMSTRADLLPQSYIDELAKLQEQVTPAPWHEMEQVLLSECNTLRHGTGQPMARSVYDVFPEFDTIPLAAGSLGQVYKAKIRTESGELKQVIVKLLRPGIENTIESDSAVLIDFARLLQARTNWGRWNNVVGLAEEFSAIIRNETDFTLEGSNTEIIGSNLKRDYGALIKVPEVFWQYTSRRMMTLEFVTGQKISTLFPKRNGESAPVQLTLEQRQKLNQALTVAFLRQIFVDGFFHGDPHPGNVMFQFKDGGDGLPKLILIDFGMVGRLDPRSREILIDFLLAMLQFDAARATDRILEYGHPQQLIDKHRLTIEMDHIMREFLGRPVSEVQIGLLLNKVMELMLQYRVRMPTSFLMIARVLVTTEGICRQLDKDYMLINVAEPFIISLMQRQFTSIFNGQELMRVGLDWKNILLRTPRRIDDLLAAANSGQLRIEYEFRNLQRLERTMTVIGNKVSFSLLTAAFIVGAALLSPVQGGPRIWGFHALSFIMFVSGGLLGLWLLLSILRSGQIK from the coding sequence ATGTCCATCGCAGATAACCTCTCGGGCCGCGATCGCGCGAGCGCCTCGCCTGCCAGCCCGCATCAGCGGCGCGTCGAGATCGCCGCGACCCTCCTTAAATACGGCTGGGACGCCCTCATCTTTCGCCTGAGCCTGGCTGACTTCTTGCCCGCGGGCCTCAAGCAGAAGCTCGCGGTCTCGTCGTTCCTGCGCCAGGAGGCCGAGTCGACCGAGGTGGACGCCGATCTGGCGCTGCCCCTGCCCGCGGTCCTGCGTCAGATCCTCGAGGAGCTGGGCCCCACCTTCGTCAAGCTCGGCCAGGTCATGTCGACCCGCGCCGACCTGCTGCCCCAGTCCTACATCGACGAGCTCGCCAAGCTCCAGGAGCAGGTGACCCCAGCTCCCTGGCACGAGATGGAGCAGGTGCTCCTGAGCGAGTGCAACACCCTGCGCCACGGGACGGGCCAGCCCATGGCGCGCTCGGTCTACGACGTCTTCCCCGAGTTCGACACCATCCCCCTGGCCGCAGGCTCGTTGGGCCAGGTCTACAAGGCCAAGATCCGCACCGAGTCGGGCGAGCTCAAGCAGGTGATCGTCAAGCTGCTGCGGCCGGGCATCGAGAACACCATCGAGTCGGACAGCGCGGTCTTGATCGACTTCGCGCGCCTGCTGCAGGCGCGGACCAACTGGGGTCGCTGGAACAACGTGGTGGGCCTGGCCGAGGAGTTCTCGGCCATCATCCGCAACGAGACCGACTTCACCCTCGAGGGCTCCAACACCGAGATCATCGGCAGCAACCTCAAGCGGGACTACGGCGCCCTGATCAAGGTGCCTGAGGTGTTCTGGCAGTACACCTCGCGCCGGATGATGACCCTCGAGTTCGTCACCGGCCAGAAGATCTCGACTCTCTTCCCCAAGCGCAACGGCGAGAGCGCCCCGGTCCAGCTCACCCTCGAGCAGCGCCAGAAGCTCAACCAGGCCCTGACGGTCGCTTTCCTGCGCCAGATCTTCGTCGACGGCTTCTTCCACGGCGACCCGCACCCGGGCAACGTCATGTTCCAGTTCAAGGACGGCGGCGACGGCCTTCCCAAGCTGATCCTGATCGACTTCGGCATGGTGGGGCGGCTGGACCCTCGCTCGCGCGAGATCCTGATCGACTTCCTGCTCGCCATGCTCCAGTTCGACGCGGCGCGGGCCACCGACCGGATCCTCGAGTACGGCCATCCCCAGCAGCTCATCGACAAGCACCGCCTGACCATCGAGATGGACCACATCATGCGGGAGTTTCTGGGCCGGCCCGTCAGCGAGGTTCAGATCGGCCTGCTCCTGAACAAGGTCATGGAGCTCATGCTCCAGTACCGGGTGCGGATGCCGACCTCCTTCCTCATGATCGCGCGCGTGCTTGTCACGACCGAGGGCATCTGCCGCCAGCTCGACAAGGACTACATGCTCATCAACGTGGCGGAGCCCTTCATCATCAGCCTGATGCAGCGCCAGTTCACGAGCATCTTCAACGGCCAGGAGCTGATGCGCGTCGGCCTCGACTGGAAGAACATCCTGCTGCGCACCCCGCGCCGGATCGACGACCTGTTGGCGGCGGCCAACTCGGGCCAGCTGCGGATCGAGTACGAGTTCCGTAACCTCCAGCGCCTCGAGCGCACCATGACCGTGATCGGCAACAAGGTCTCGTTCAGCCTTCTTACGGCGGCCTTCATCGTCGGGGCGGCCCTGCTCTCGCCGGTCCAGGGCGGCCCGCGGATCTGGGGCTTCCACGCCCTCAGCTTCATCATGTTCGTGAGCGGCGGCCTGCTCGGCCTCTGGCTGCTGCTCTCCATCCTGCGCTCGGGGCAGATCAAGTAG
- a CDS encoding carboxypeptidase-like regulatory domain-containing protein: MPIERALLWALGAVLALSGCGWIQGFSAFSGKVVDPSGKPLSGVAIASDRAATLSAEDGTFTLSDASGAVTARKVRYQARQVDRGAGGTVVLTPSDEPVTVVWDERWQSPAMDGVIAHLQGQGFSIQRVRQGDVPEGRQVYVLPTPAWFTQEAYRGYLRLAGQGAKLVVLGEWGGYDGVDFAACNALASQAGISFVPAAVRVYGAGEGTPNEWLTIHRFDSASLATGLKQGIRLFTAGALDVKEPARALLRTGTDGVRIQAWSTGAQVLAAAGPLGRGSLVAFSDTSLFTDEAGSDGIAHHQVLDNQAFAVNLLAY; the protein is encoded by the coding sequence ATGCCAATTGAGCGCGCGCTCCTCTGGGCCCTCGGGGCCGTGCTCGCCCTTTCCGGCTGCGGCTGGATCCAGGGCTTCTCGGCCTTCAGCGGCAAGGTGGTGGACCCGAGCGGCAAGCCGCTTTCAGGGGTTGCGATCGCCTCGGACCGCGCGGCGACCCTCAGCGCCGAGGACGGCACCTTCACCCTTTCCGACGCGAGCGGCGCCGTGACGGCCCGCAAGGTCCGGTACCAGGCGCGCCAGGTGGACCGGGGCGCTGGCGGGACCGTCGTCCTCACCCCGAGCGACGAGCCCGTCACGGTCGTCTGGGACGAGCGCTGGCAGAGCCCTGCCATGGACGGGGTGATCGCCCACCTCCAGGGCCAGGGGTTCTCCATCCAGCGCGTGCGCCAGGGCGACGTGCCCGAGGGCCGGCAGGTGTACGTCCTGCCCACGCCCGCGTGGTTCACCCAGGAGGCCTACCGGGGCTACCTTCGCCTCGCCGGGCAAGGGGCCAAGCTGGTGGTGCTCGGGGAGTGGGGCGGGTACGACGGGGTCGATTTCGCCGCCTGCAACGCGCTCGCCTCCCAGGCCGGGATCTCCTTCGTGCCCGCGGCGGTGCGGGTCTACGGGGCGGGGGAGGGGACGCCGAACGAGTGGTTGACGATCCATCGCTTCGACAGCGCGAGCCTGGCCACGGGCCTCAAGCAGGGGATCCGCCTCTTCACCGCGGGGGCCCTGGACGTCAAGGAGCCCGCTCGCGCCCTCTTGCGCACCGGAACGGACGGCGTGCGGATCCAGGCGTGGAGCACCGGGGCGCAGGTCCTTGCGGCGGCCGGCCCCCTGGGGCGCGGCTCTCTGGTGGCCTTCTCGGACACCAGCCTCTTCACCGACGAGGCCGGCTCGGACGGCATCGCCCACCACCAGGTGCTGGACAACCAGGCGTTTGCGGTCAATCTGCTCGCGTACTAG
- a CDS encoding S8 family serine peptidase produces the protein MATKTPRPNRERLLACALWLASIHGIAGCAFPGSAGAPAALFSIQADYVVLAGEGEGGAEAWNLRQIGVSPEPVRELAGARQVVAAVIDTGVDPAHPELKGALLPMIDLVGGDRYRKDGMNVDYAGRDGNGHGTHVAGIVHSTVGANNPIAILALKAIGNSGVGDDGTISSAIRRAVDWRDPADPQRRVRVINLSIGGKTSSRTLEDALDYAASRDVLVVVAAGNRTRDVDYPAALPTALAVSATTRKDGIADYSNRGLSVGISAPGGDSDASISSTWPTYLTASDYSKRLRSPHPHGTMVGTSMAAPHVTGAAALLFAHDPTLSARQVRARLQTWTQDLGPLGPDGYFGVGRLAVGGVLEKGAHDAN, from the coding sequence ATGGCCACCAAGACCCCTCGCCCCAATCGAGAGCGCCTGCTCGCGTGCGCCCTCTGGCTCGCGTCGATCCACGGGATCGCCGGCTGCGCGTTTCCCGGCTCGGCCGGGGCCCCGGCCGCCCTCTTCTCGATCCAGGCGGACTACGTGGTCCTTGCCGGCGAGGGCGAGGGGGGCGCCGAGGCGTGGAACCTTCGTCAGATCGGGGTCAGCCCCGAGCCGGTGCGAGAGCTTGCCGGAGCGCGGCAGGTGGTGGCGGCCGTCATCGACACGGGGGTCGACCCGGCTCACCCCGAGCTCAAGGGGGCGCTGCTTCCCATGATCGATCTGGTGGGGGGCGACCGGTACCGCAAGGACGGCATGAACGTGGACTACGCCGGCCGAGACGGCAACGGCCACGGCACCCACGTGGCCGGGATCGTCCATTCGACCGTCGGCGCCAACAACCCGATCGCCATCCTCGCCCTCAAGGCCATCGGCAACTCGGGGGTGGGCGACGACGGCACCATCTCGAGCGCCATCCGCCGGGCCGTGGACTGGCGCGATCCCGCCGATCCCCAGCGCCGGGTCAGGGTCATCAACCTGTCGATCGGGGGAAAGACCTCCAGTCGCACCCTCGAGGATGCCCTCGACTACGCCGCGAGCCGCGACGTGTTGGTGGTGGTGGCGGCGGGCAACCGCACCCGCGACGTGGACTACCCGGCGGCTCTCCCCACGGCGCTCGCCGTCTCGGCCACCACGCGCAAGGACGGCATCGCCGATTACTCCAACCGGGGCCTCTCCGTGGGGATCTCGGCGCCCGGAGGGGACTCCGACGCCTCGATCTCCTCGACCTGGCCCACCTACCTGACGGCGAGCGACTATTCCAAGCGCCTGCGCTCCCCGCACCCCCACGGGACCATGGTCGGCACCTCCATGGCCGCCCCGCACGTCACCGGGGCGGCGGCCCTGCTCTTTGCCCACGACCCGACCCTCTCTGCGCGCCAGGTCCGCGCCAGGCTCCAGACCTGGACCCAGGACCTGGGCCCGCTGGGGCCCGACGGCTACTTCGGCGTGGGCCGCCTCGCGGTGGGGGGAGTGCTCGAGAAGGGGGCGCACGATGCCAATTGA
- a CDS encoding YggS family pyridoxal phosphate-dependent enzyme, with product MHQPDLARALSIVRDALEHAATEADRPLDSLRLVAVTKTVPAERLREAYGLGVRVVGENRVQEALEKQAQLSDLALEWHLIGHLQTNKVKQAVGRFSLIHSVDSLRLLEAIDAQARALGIRQDILLQVNVAREGTKSGFSPEEVPAALEEALALRGVAVRGFMAIAPRAADPEAVRPVFRRLRDLRDACQALAGDRADLVELSMGMSADFRTAVAEGATLVRIGTGIFGQRPGNPGAF from the coding sequence GTGCATCAGCCTGATCTGGCCCGAGCCCTCTCGATCGTTCGAGACGCCCTCGAGCACGCCGCCACCGAGGCGGATCGCCCGCTCGACTCGCTGCGGCTCGTGGCCGTCACCAAGACGGTTCCGGCCGAGCGCCTGCGCGAGGCCTACGGCCTCGGGGTGCGCGTGGTCGGGGAGAACCGGGTCCAGGAGGCGCTCGAGAAGCAAGCGCAACTCTCGGACCTGGCGCTCGAGTGGCACCTGATCGGCCACCTGCAGACCAACAAGGTCAAGCAGGCGGTCGGAAGATTTTCGTTGATCCACTCGGTCGACAGCCTCCGGCTGCTCGAGGCGATCGACGCACAGGCGCGGGCCCTGGGCATCCGGCAGGACATCCTCCTGCAGGTGAACGTGGCGCGCGAAGGGACCAAGTCGGGTTTTTCGCCCGAGGAGGTCCCGGCGGCCCTGGAAGAGGCGCTTGCGCTTCGAGGGGTTGCGGTGCGGGGCTTCATGGCCATCGCACCGCGCGCGGCGGATCCCGAAGCGGTCCGACCGGTTTTCAGGCGGCTGCGCGACCTGCGCGATGCCTGTCAGGCCCTAGCGGGGGACCGGGCGGATCTGGTTGAACTTTCGATGGGGATGTCGGCGGACTTCCGAACAGCCGTCGCCGAGGGGGCGACGCTGGTCCGAATCGGCACCGGGATATTTGGTCAGCGACCTGGAAACCCAGGGGCATTTTAG
- a CDS encoding cell division protein SepF, producing MSAEIWSKVKNFVGLDQEFEEVMDEEEATVDPKVTKQPKGGNLVGLPSASQSELVVLEPHSFDDALGIIENLRSRRAVILNLQGLTDIQSQRLVDFVSGACHALDGHQERIGEAIFLFTPSNVKINALTNETQWMVSQTQPQQTPSKDLFWRVR from the coding sequence ATGAGCGCCGAGATCTGGAGCAAGGTCAAGAACTTCGTCGGACTTGATCAGGAGTTCGAAGAAGTCATGGACGAAGAGGAGGCCACGGTGGATCCCAAGGTCACCAAGCAGCCCAAGGGCGGCAACCTGGTGGGCCTGCCCTCGGCGAGCCAGAGCGAGCTCGTCGTGCTCGAACCCCACTCGTTCGACGACGCCCTCGGCATCATCGAGAACCTCCGCTCGCGCCGCGCCGTCATCCTCAACCTCCAGGGCCTGACCGACATCCAGTCGCAGCGCCTGGTGGACTTCGTCTCCGGCGCCTGCCATGCCCTCGACGGTCACCAGGAGCGCATCGGGGAGGCGATCTTCCTCTTCACTCCCTCGAACGTCAAGATCAACGCCCTGACCAACGAGACCCAGTGGATGGTCTCGCAGACGCAGCCCCAGCAGACCCCCTCCAAGGACCTGTTCTGGCGCGTCCGCTAG
- the proC gene encoding pyrroline-5-carboxylate reductase produces the protein MNTSSTPSLAVIGGGTMAEALVKGLLGKGLHAPASILVSDPLEARRDYLHATYGVATTARNAECLQAPAIVLAVKPASVQEVLGEVGPSWRPGALAISIVAGFTLDRLHEHLGQAPIVRAMPNTPCVIGQGITAIAGNDRADANHLEVARAIFGAVGEVLELPESYFDAVTGLSGSGPAYVTLIVEALIDAGVQQGLPRRIARELVCQTVVGSAMLVQQSGKHPAELKDQVVTPAGTTAAGLQVLEEAAVRATLCLAVKAATQRSKELGKASH, from the coding sequence TTGAACACGTCCTCCACCCCGAGCCTCGCGGTCATCGGCGGCGGCACCATGGCCGAGGCCCTCGTCAAGGGGCTCCTCGGCAAGGGACTGCACGCCCCCGCGTCGATCCTGGTCAGCGACCCGCTCGAGGCGCGCCGCGACTACCTGCATGCGACCTACGGGGTGGCGACCACCGCCCGCAACGCCGAGTGCCTGCAGGCTCCTGCGATCGTGCTTGCCGTCAAGCCCGCCTCGGTCCAGGAGGTGCTCGGCGAGGTCGGCCCCTCCTGGCGCCCCGGGGCGCTCGCCATCTCCATCGTGGCGGGCTTCACCCTCGATCGGCTACACGAGCACCTCGGCCAGGCGCCCATCGTGCGGGCGATGCCCAACACCCCCTGCGTCATCGGCCAGGGAATCACCGCGATCGCGGGCAACGACCGGGCCGACGCGAATCACCTCGAGGTGGCCCGGGCCATCTTCGGGGCGGTCGGCGAGGTGCTCGAGCTGCCCGAGTCCTACTTCGACGCGGTCACGGGCCTCTCGGGCAGCGGCCCCGCCTACGTCACCCTGATCGTCGAGGCCCTGATCGACGCGGGGGTCCAGCAAGGCCTGCCGCGGCGCATCGCCCGCGAACTGGTTTGCCAAACGGTCGTCGGCTCCGCTATGCTGGTGCAGCAATCGGGCAAGCATCCCGCCGAGCTCAAGGATCAGGTCGTCACCCCCGCGGGTACCACCGCGGCCGGCCTCCAGGTCCTCGAGGAGGCGGCGGTCCGCGCGACGCTGTGCCTGGCGGTCAAGGCGGCCACGCAGCGCTCCAAAGAGCTCGGGAAAGCGAGTCACTAG
- a CDS encoding YggT family protein, whose protein sequence is MYLLVQVLSNLFSIWQILLFIWVILSWIPQVPRNHPAVELISRVIEPTLAPFRRLMPMGGIDISPIIAYFVYSIALRALISLLGSIG, encoded by the coding sequence ATGTACCTCTTGGTCCAGGTCCTCTCCAACCTCTTCTCGATCTGGCAGATCCTGCTGTTCATCTGGGTGATCCTCTCGTGGATCCCGCAGGTGCCGCGCAACCACCCGGCCGTGGAGCTCATCAGCAGGGTGATCGAGCCGACGCTCGCCCCCTTCCGGCGCCTGATGCCCATGGGGGGGATCGACATCTCGCCGATCATCGCCTACTTCGTCTACAGCATCGCGCTGCGCGCCCTCATCTCCCTGCTGGGCAGCATCGGCTGA
- the rho gene encoding transcription termination factor Rho, translating to MAERGQEQGALPEVDVAALDTMDMADLFELARQFNIFNYRRLRRHELIYRIMQTQTDKTGTIHARGVLEIQPEGYGYLRVSQYLPSPDDIFVSQTQIRRFDLWAGDVIEAQVRAPKEGEKYFALVKVETVNEQPGDSNYHRIPFENLTPIYPCERLKLETTGTNLSMRLMDLFNPLGKGQRALIVSPPKAGKTTLLKQVANSISENHPEVHLIALLVDERPEEVTDMQRSINGEVVASTFDELPENHIRVAELVMEKAKRQVEQGKDVVILLDSITRLARAYNSAMPPSGRTLSGGLDPNAMHKPKRFFGAARKLERSGSLTIIATALVDTGSRMDEVIYEEFKGTGNSELTLDRRLADRRIFPAIDIKRSSTRKEELLLTPEELRKQRILRKTMDAGDTAEVTEFLADRLSRTKSNAEFLMAISDS from the coding sequence ATGGCCGAGCGGGGCCAGGAGCAGGGCGCCCTTCCCGAGGTCGACGTCGCCGCCCTCGACACCATGGACATGGCGGACCTGTTCGAGCTCGCTCGCCAGTTCAACATCTTCAACTATCGCCGCCTGCGCCGGCACGAGCTGATCTACCGGATCATGCAGACGCAGACCGACAAGACGGGCACCATCCACGCCAGGGGCGTGCTCGAGATCCAGCCCGAGGGGTACGGCTACCTGCGGGTCTCCCAGTACCTGCCCTCGCCGGACGACATCTTCGTCTCCCAGACCCAGATCCGCCGCTTCGACCTGTGGGCCGGCGACGTGATCGAGGCCCAGGTCCGCGCTCCCAAGGAGGGCGAGAAGTACTTCGCCCTGGTCAAGGTCGAGACCGTCAACGAGCAACCGGGGGACTCCAACTACCACCGGATCCCCTTCGAGAACCTGACGCCCATCTACCCCTGCGAGCGCCTCAAGCTCGAGACCACCGGGACCAACCTGTCCATGCGCCTCATGGACCTGTTCAACCCGCTCGGCAAGGGCCAGCGCGCCCTGATCGTCTCGCCGCCCAAGGCCGGTAAGACCACCCTGCTCAAGCAGGTCGCCAACTCCATCTCCGAGAACCACCCCGAGGTCCACCTCATCGCCCTGCTGGTCGACGAGCGCCCCGAGGAGGTCACGGACATGCAGCGCTCGATCAACGGCGAGGTCGTGGCCTCGACCTTCGACGAGCTGCCCGAGAACCACATCCGCGTCGCCGAGCTCGTCATGGAGAAGGCCAAGCGTCAGGTGGAGCAGGGCAAGGACGTGGTCATCCTGCTCGACTCGATCACCCGCCTGGCCCGCGCCTACAACTCGGCGATGCCGCCCTCGGGCCGCACCCTGTCGGGGGGTCTCGACCCCAACGCCATGCACAAGCCCAAGCGCTTCTTCGGCGCGGCGCGCAAGCTGGAGCGCTCGGGAAGCCTGACCATCATCGCCACCGCGCTGGTCGACACCGGCTCGCGCATGGACGAGGTCATCTACGAAGAGTTCAAGGGGACCGGCAACTCGGAGCTCACGCTCGACCGCAGGCTCGCCGATCGCCGGATCTTCCCGGCCATCGACATCAAGCGCAGCAGCACCCGAAAGGAAGAGCTCCTGCTCACGCCCGAGGAGCTGCGAAAGCAGCGCATCCTGCGCAAGACGATGGACGCCGGGGACACCGCCGAGGTCACGGAGTTCCTGGCGGACCGGCTCAGCCGCACCAAGTCCAACGCGGAGTTCCTGATGGCCATCAGCGACTCCTAG